The genomic interval AATCACGCAGTCGAGTTCGGAATTTTAGCAGGAGCCGGCTTTTCAAATATAATTGATCGCTTTATTCACGGCGGCGTCGTAGATTACGTTTTCTGGCATAAATGGTTTGAATTCGCAGTTTTTAATTTTGCTGATGTGATGATTGATTTTGCGGTTGTAACTTTAATAATTCGCATGATGTTCGACAAAAATTTAAAAGGTAAAAAATGAAACGAAATATTTATATAGCATATGCTTTATGGTTTTTTAGCGTATTGATAGGTGGCGGACTTCACCGTATTTATTGCGGTAAATTTATAAGCGGATTTATTCAACTTGGACTTTACTGGATCGGCATAGCGACTGTTTGGATATTTATCGGCTTTATTCCGCTTATTATTTGGGGACTTTGGTGGATTATTGATGTATTTTTAACAGGAATTATGGTAGAAGACGCAAATGTTGAATTTAACACTTACAATGATGTAGAATATGCGGAAAAAATAAAAAGCGTTGAAGCACTTTACGATTTATACAAAAAAGGTGCCATAAGCAAAGAAGAGTATGAAACAAGAAAAGATATTTTAATGAAAAATATCTAAAATTTCATTTTTTTATTCAAAATTTTGGGCAATCAGCCCAAAATTTTATATTACTGCAATTCCTGCATTTCGCATTAAATTAAAAGCTATTTCATTATAATATGTGCGTTCATGATTTGGCGCATCAAAAGTTTCAACACAACTTTTTGGAACAATAACATCTTTATCCATATTTTTTTCATTTAAATATGCTCGAAGTGAAAGTGCAAATTGTAATACGCAAATATCGGTGCAACATCCGGTAATTACAAATTCATCGTAATTTTCAAGCAGTTTTTTGTCCAAATTAAAAAAGCCGTTTGTAGATTTTTTAAATGTTGTATTTTTAAAATCCGCAAATTCTCTTAAAGTATTTACAACTTTGCATTCTTCGGTATTTACAAGACAATGAGGCGGATAAACTTTCATTTCCAAATCATCTTTGTCGTGATTGTCGCAGATAAAATGCACACCGTTTGCATGTTCTATCTGTTCTTTGATATTTGGTGTAATAGTTGCAATTTTAGAATCACTCATAGCCCCGCTATCAACAAATCCGTTTACCATATCTATTACAAAAACTAAACTTTTCATAATATCTCCTTATAAATTTCAGGTTTTCTATCTTCAAAAACATGTAAAAAATCTCTTGCCTGCATAATTTCATCTAAATTTATTTCGACTGTTTTTACACCTTCATTTAAATCAAATTTTAAAATTTCATCGCCGTTGGGATTGATTAAAATAGAATTTCCAAATCCGTTTAATGCGCAAACAAAAAATTCATTTTCAATTGCTCTTGCTTTCGCCAAAATTTCAAAATGTTTTATTCT from Campylobacter hominis ATCC BAA-381 carries:
- a CDS encoding NINE protein, whose amino-acid sequence is MKRNIYIAYALWFFSVLIGGGLHRIYCGKFISGFIQLGLYWIGIATVWIFIGFIPLIIWGLWWIIDVFLTGIMVEDANVEFNTYNDVEYAEKIKSVEALYDLYKKGAISKEEYETRKDILMKNI
- a CDS encoding cysteine hydrolase family protein; translated protein: MKSLVFVIDMVNGFVDSGAMSDSKIATITPNIKEQIEHANGVHFICDNHDKDDLEMKVYPPHCLVNTEECKVVNTLREFADFKNTTFKKSTNGFFNLDKKLLENYDEFVITGCCTDICVLQFALSLRAYLNEKNMDKDVIVPKSCVETFDAPNHERTYYNEIAFNLMRNAGIAVI